A single Triticum dicoccoides isolate Atlit2015 ecotype Zavitan chromosome 2A, WEW_v2.0, whole genome shotgun sequence DNA region contains:
- the LOC119354179 gene encoding uncharacterized protein LOC119354179, translating into MASQLPTPPPPDADDPPSAPNSDAPPSPPQLQVSLPNDILEEILLRLSTAADLARASTSCTSFRHVVAPRSFARRYRSLHKVPVLGFLRADFYAAQSPHPSAPAANALAQAADFAFSFLPNPACWSPRDVRDGRVLFSAVSVSEGRGDFIDATSNTFVDLVVCDPLSRRYIQIPPVPEDLADSVQHCGMLDFEPFFAPASDDVREDESSFKVICKVLCENKIAVFIFSSHTGKWVSIQHHGLGALSNEVVDALYARCGLHRRHYAHGCFCWVLEWMDKLLMLDTREMKFTIIDLPPNSHGGRLAIVEAGEGMIGLLNIGMRTLDFYCKVWRNKSKGTKEWQHSTINHPLPNYHWCIIGADEEYLLLRGISLDWPWFGSSSQQRPDIEYFALELKTFLLERMYVSKNKMMHAHLYRGFPPLLSPPSI; encoded by the coding sequence ATGGCCTCACAATTACCTACTCCGCCGCCCCCCGACGCCGACGACCCTCCGTCGGCCCCGAACTCCGACGCCCCTCCGTCGCCTCCACAGCTCCAGGTCTCCCTCCCAAACGATATCCTGGaggagatcctcctccgcctctCCACCGCGGCCGACCTCGcccgcgcctccacctcctgcaCCTCATTTCGCCACGTCGTCGCTCCCCGCTCCTTCGCGCGCCGCTACCGCTCCCTCCACAAGGTCCCCGTGCTCGGCTTCCTCCGTGCTGACTTCTACGCCGCCCAGTCTCCGCACCCCTCCGCCCCGGCCGCCAACGCCCTCGCGCAGGCTGCCGACTTCGCCTTCAGCTTCCTCCCCAACCCCGCCTGCTGGAGCCCCCGTGACGTCCGCGACGGCCGCGTTCTCTTCTCCGCCGTCTCAGTCTCCGAAGGTCGTGGCGACTTCATAGACGCCACCTCCAACACCTTCGTGGATCTCGTGGTCTGTGATCCCCTGTCCCGGCGCTACATCCAGATCCCACCCGTCCCTGAAGACCTAGCGGACTCCGTCCAGCACTGCGGCATGTTAGATTTCGAGCCCTTCTTTGCTCCGGCCAGTGACGACGTGCGGGAGGATGAATCGTCGTTCAAAGTGATCTGCAAGGTGCTGTGCGAAAACAAGATTGCTGTCTTCATCTTCTCTTCACACACTGGTAAATGGGTTAGTATTCAACACCATGGTTTGGGCGCTTTgtccaatgaagttgtggatgcatTGTATGCACGCTGTGGACTACATCGGCGCCATTATGCACACGGTTGTTTCTGTTGGGTGTTAGAATGGATGGACAAACTGCTCATGCTTGACACACGTGAGATGAAATTCACCATTATAGATCTCCCGCCCAACAGTCATGGGGGAAGGCTCGCCATTGTGGAAGCAGGAGAAGGTATGATTGGGTTGTTAAATATTGGTATGCGCACGTTAGACTTCTACTGTAAGGTTTGGCGAAACAAAAGTAAAGGCACCAAAGAGTGGCAGCACAGCACGATAAACCATCCGTTGCCCAATTATCACTGGTGCATCATAGGTGCGGATGAGGAGTACTTACTCCTAAGAGGGATTTCACTAGATTGGCCCTGGTTTGGAAGCTCTTCACAGCAGAGACCGGATATAGAGTATTTTGCATTGGAACTCAAGACATTCCTGCTTGAGAGGATGTATGTGTCAaagaacaaaatgatgcatgctcacCTGTATCGAGGCTTCCCGCCATTATTGTCTCCACCAAGCATATGA